The following proteins are co-located in the Prinia subflava isolate CZ2003 ecotype Zambia chromosome 16, Cam_Psub_1.2, whole genome shotgun sequence genome:
- the BRD8 gene encoding bromodomain-containing protein 8 isoform X2, with translation MAAGPGKHKLLSAGPTEPWSIREKLCLASSVMRSGDQNWVSVSRAIKPFAEPGRPPDWFSQKHCASQYSELLETTETPKRKRGEKGEVVETVEDVIVRKLTAERVEELKKIIKETQEKYRQLKKDAELIQAGHMDSRLEELCNEIMIKKKMEEEEAEVKRKATDAAYQARQAIKNPPRRLTGVMVRSPAGSTSPGGDYSLGDLSQPAGDEASPGVGENEMAVASGHMNSSGVLLEVGSVLPVLHSGEMQSAPGAVPASPAASGAPTLSRLLEAGPAQFTSPLASFSAVASEPPAKLLPPPVEPVSQATIVMMPTLSAPAVVPPAAAAESAATVSQPEACVSMEAVSDSHTVTVSMDSSEISMIIDSIKKECLGSGAGSTAGSSKDHCMDGKEDLDLAEKMDIAVSYTGEELDFDTVGNIIAIIEDKVDDHPEVLDAAVVEAALSSFCEDSDDPQTLPGPWEHSIRQEQEKQAQMPQVSVTVKQERLECEEPEAKGIRDLMGISELGSEIKTELAEQDQSQLGPEETIPATARVAETPELRNQEIEEEQRAAVTSGETSEIKIESSQGEDAVLNPVKTETPPDDDSSPPQVPNVSEDSSQADVQHKFELSESMKEEAQALFRSQIKDGQGEEDDEDGASEAASLEEPKEEDQGEGYLSEMDNEPPVSESDDGFSVHNAPLQSHALADSIPSSPASSQFSVCSEDQEAIQAQKIWKKAIMLVWRAAANHRYANVFLQPVTDDIAPGYHSIVQRPMDLSTIKKNIENGLIRTTAEFQRDIMLMFQNAVMYNSSDHDVYHMAVEMQRDVLEQIQQFLATQLMMQTSESGISAKSLRGRDSTRKQDASEKDSVPMGSPAFLLSLFDGGTRGRRCAIEADMKMKK, from the exons atggcggcggggccgggga AGCACAAGCTGCTGAGCGCCGGCCCCACCGAGCCCTGGTCCATCCGCGAGAAGCTCTGCCTGGCCTCCTCCGTCATGCGCAGCGGCGACCAGAACTG GGTCTCAGTCAGCAGAGCCATCAAACCCTTTGCAGAGCCAGGACGCCCACCTGACTGGTTTTCCCAAAAG CACTGTGCATCTCAGTACTCAGAGCTCCTGGAAACCACAGAGACCCCAAA AAGAAAACGTGGTGAGAAGGGAGAAGTTGTGGAAACCGTGGAAGATGTTATTGTGAGGAAACTGACTGCAGAGAGGGTGGAGGAGttgaagaaaattattaaagaaacacaggaaaaatacag GCAACTCAAGAAGGATGCAGAGCTGATCCAGGCCGGACACATGGACAGCAGACTGGAGGAGCTGTGCAATGAGATTATGAT aaagaaaaaaatggaagaggaggaggcagaagtCAAGAGGAAGGCTACAGATGCTGCTTATCAGG CTCGCCAGGCCATCAAGAACCCCCCTCGCAGACTCACGGGGGTGATGGTTCGTTCTCCCGCTGGCTCCACCTCCCCGGGCGGGGATTATTCCCTCGGAGATCTGTCCCAGCCTGCCGGGGATGAGGCCAGCCCTGGG GTCGGTGAAAATGAAATGGCAGTGGCTTCTGGTCACATGAACAGCTCTGGAGTGCTGCTGGAGGTAGGGAGTGTCCTTCCAGTGCTGCACAGTGGGGAAATGCAGTCAGcacctggggctgtccctgcatctCCAGCTGCTTCAG GTGCTCCTACGCTTTCCCGGCTTTTAGAAGCTGGCCCTGCACAGTTCACCTCACCTCTTGCTTCCTTCTCCGCTGTTGCCAGCGAGCCTCCAGCTAAGCTCCTGCCACCCCCCGTAGAGCCTGTGTCCCAGGCCACTATTGTCATGATGCCCACGCTGTCAGCACCAGCCGTTGTgccaccagctgcagctgcagaaagcGCAGCCACAG TGAGCCAGCCAGAAGCCTGTGTTTCCATGGAGGCAGTGTCTGATTCCCATACTGTGACAGTGTCCATGGACAGCAGTGAAATATCAATGATCATTGATTCCATCAAGAAAGAGTGCCTGGGttctggggctggcagcacgGCAGGATCTTCCAAAGATCACTGCATGGATGGCAAAGAAGATCTGGATTTAGCTGAAAAAATGGATATTGCGGTGTCCTATACGGGGGAAGAGCTGGACTTCGACACAGTTGGAAATATTATAGCCATCATTGAGGACAAG GTAGACGACCACCCTGAAGTCCTGGATGCAGCAGTTGTTGAAGCTGCTCTGTCTTCTTTCTGTGAAGATTCCGATGACCCTCAGACCCTGCCTGGCCCATGGGAACATTCCATTCGtcaggagcaggagaagcaggccCAGATGCCACAAGTGTCTGTGACAGTGAAGCAGGAGAGACTGGAGTGTGAGGAGCCAGAGGCAAAGGGAATTCGAGACCTAATGGGCATCAGTGAGCTGGGGtcagaaataaagacagaacTTGCAGAGCAAGACCAGAGTCAGCTGGGCCCTGAAGAAACCATACCAGCAACTGCAAGAGTGGCAGAAACACCAGAGCTTAGAAACCAGGAGATAGAAGAAGAACAAAGAGCAGCTGTAACATCAGGAGAGACTTCTGAAATCAAGATAGAGTCGTCCCAGGGAGAAGATGCAGTGCTCAATCCAGTGAAGACAGAG ACCCCACCTGATGATGATTCATCCCCTCCACAAGTCCCAAATGTGAGTGAAGACTCCTCACAGGCTGATGTTCAGCACAAATTTGAGCTGTCAG agTCAATGAAGGAGGAGGCCCAAGCCCTGTTTAGGAGTCAGATAAAG GATGGGCAGGGtgaggaggatgatgaggaCGGTGCCAGTGAGGCTGCCAGTTTGGAGGAACCCAAAGAAGAGGACCAGGGTGAGGGGTATCTCTCAGAGATGGATAACGAGCCCCCCGTGAGTGAGAGCGACGACGGCTTCAGCGTCCACAACGCGCCCTTGCAGTCGCACGCGCTCGCCGACTCCATTCCCAGCAGCCCGGCCTCCTCGCAGTT CTCAGTGTGCAGTGAGGACCAGGAAGCAATTCAGGCTCAGAAGATCTGGAAGAAAGCCATCATGCTGgtttggagagcagcagctaATCACAG GTATGCCAATGTGTTCTTACAGCCTGTAACTGATGACATAGCACCAGGCTACCACAGCATCGTGCAGAG GCCAATGGATTTGTCTACCATCAAAAAGAACATTGAGAACGGGCTGATCCGAACCACAGCCGAGTTCCAGAGGGATATTATGCTGATGTTTCAGAATGCAGTGATGTACAACAGCTCTGACCATGATGTGTACCACATGGCCGTGGAGATGCAGAGAGATGtcctggagcagatccag CAATTTCTGGCCACACAACTGATGATGCAAACATCGGAGTCAGGGATCAGCGCAAAGAGCCTGCGGGGGCGAGACTCCACTCGCAAGCAGGATGCTTCAGAGAAG GACAGTGTCCCAATGggctctcctgccttccttctctctctcttt GACGGAGGCACCAGAGGGCGGCGCTGCGCCATCGAGGCAGACATGAAGATGAAGAAATGA
- the BRD8 gene encoding bromodomain-containing protein 8 isoform X1 → MAAGPGKHKLLSAGPTEPWSIREKLCLASSVMRSGDQNWVSVSRAIKPFAEPGRPPDWFSQKHCASQYSELLETTETPKRKRGEKGEVVETVEDVIVRKLTAERVEELKKIIKETQEKYRQLKKDAELIQAGHMDSRLEELCNEIMIKKKMEEEEAEVKRKATDAAYQARQAIKNPPRRLTGVMVRSPAGSTSPGGDYSLGDLSQPAGDEASPGVTPGTLPSTPVASFIGIPDTPPGSAPLDAPMTPVTDDSPQKKMLGQKATPPPSPLLSELLKKGSLLPTSPRLVGENEMAVASGHMNSSGVLLEVGSVLPVLHSGEMQSAPGAVPASPAASGAPTLSRLLEAGPAQFTSPLASFSAVASEPPAKLLPPPVEPVSQATIVMMPTLSAPAVVPPAAAAESAATVSQPEACVSMEAVSDSHTVTVSMDSSEISMIIDSIKKECLGSGAGSTAGSSKDHCMDGKEDLDLAEKMDIAVSYTGEELDFDTVGNIIAIIEDKVDDHPEVLDAAVVEAALSSFCEDSDDPQTLPGPWEHSIRQEQEKQAQMPQVSVTVKQERLECEEPEAKGIRDLMGISELGSEIKTELAEQDQSQLGPEETIPATARVAETPELRNQEIEEEQRAAVTSGETSEIKIESSQGEDAVLNPVKTETPPDDDSSPPQVPNVSEDSSQADVQHKFELSESMKEEAQALFRSQIKDGQGEEDDEDGASEAASLEEPKEEDQGEGYLSEMDNEPPVSESDDGFSVHNAPLQSHALADSIPSSPASSQFSVCSEDQEAIQAQKIWKKAIMLVWRAAANHRYANVFLQPVTDDIAPGYHSIVQRPMDLSTIKKNIENGLIRTTAEFQRDIMLMFQNAVMYNSSDHDVYHMAVEMQRDVLEQIQQFLATQLMMQTSESGISAKSLRGRDSTRKQDASEKDGGTRGRRCAIEADMKMKK, encoded by the exons atggcggcggggccgggga AGCACAAGCTGCTGAGCGCCGGCCCCACCGAGCCCTGGTCCATCCGCGAGAAGCTCTGCCTGGCCTCCTCCGTCATGCGCAGCGGCGACCAGAACTG GGTCTCAGTCAGCAGAGCCATCAAACCCTTTGCAGAGCCAGGACGCCCACCTGACTGGTTTTCCCAAAAG CACTGTGCATCTCAGTACTCAGAGCTCCTGGAAACCACAGAGACCCCAAA AAGAAAACGTGGTGAGAAGGGAGAAGTTGTGGAAACCGTGGAAGATGTTATTGTGAGGAAACTGACTGCAGAGAGGGTGGAGGAGttgaagaaaattattaaagaaacacaggaaaaatacag GCAACTCAAGAAGGATGCAGAGCTGATCCAGGCCGGACACATGGACAGCAGACTGGAGGAGCTGTGCAATGAGATTATGAT aaagaaaaaaatggaagaggaggaggcagaagtCAAGAGGAAGGCTACAGATGCTGCTTATCAGG CTCGCCAGGCCATCAAGAACCCCCCTCGCAGACTCACGGGGGTGATGGTTCGTTCTCCCGCTGGCTCCACCTCCCCGGGCGGGGATTATTCCCTCGGAGATCTGTCCCAGCCTGCCGGGGATGAGGCCAGCCCTGGG gTCACGCCAGGGACATTGCCCAGCACCCCAGTTGCCTCCTTCATTGGAATCCCTGACAcccctccaggctctgctcccctggaTGCCCCCATGACCCCAGTCACTGATGATTCACCCCAGAAAAAGATGCTAGGACAAAAAGCAACTCcgcctccttcccctctgctctcagagctgctgaagaaGGGCAGTCTCCTGCCCACAAGCCCCAGGCTG GTCGGTGAAAATGAAATGGCAGTGGCTTCTGGTCACATGAACAGCTCTGGAGTGCTGCTGGAGGTAGGGAGTGTCCTTCCAGTGCTGCACAGTGGGGAAATGCAGTCAGcacctggggctgtccctgcatctCCAGCTGCTTCAG GTGCTCCTACGCTTTCCCGGCTTTTAGAAGCTGGCCCTGCACAGTTCACCTCACCTCTTGCTTCCTTCTCCGCTGTTGCCAGCGAGCCTCCAGCTAAGCTCCTGCCACCCCCCGTAGAGCCTGTGTCCCAGGCCACTATTGTCATGATGCCCACGCTGTCAGCACCAGCCGTTGTgccaccagctgcagctgcagaaagcGCAGCCACAG TGAGCCAGCCAGAAGCCTGTGTTTCCATGGAGGCAGTGTCTGATTCCCATACTGTGACAGTGTCCATGGACAGCAGTGAAATATCAATGATCATTGATTCCATCAAGAAAGAGTGCCTGGGttctggggctggcagcacgGCAGGATCTTCCAAAGATCACTGCATGGATGGCAAAGAAGATCTGGATTTAGCTGAAAAAATGGATATTGCGGTGTCCTATACGGGGGAAGAGCTGGACTTCGACACAGTTGGAAATATTATAGCCATCATTGAGGACAAG GTAGACGACCACCCTGAAGTCCTGGATGCAGCAGTTGTTGAAGCTGCTCTGTCTTCTTTCTGTGAAGATTCCGATGACCCTCAGACCCTGCCTGGCCCATGGGAACATTCCATTCGtcaggagcaggagaagcaggccCAGATGCCACAAGTGTCTGTGACAGTGAAGCAGGAGAGACTGGAGTGTGAGGAGCCAGAGGCAAAGGGAATTCGAGACCTAATGGGCATCAGTGAGCTGGGGtcagaaataaagacagaacTTGCAGAGCAAGACCAGAGTCAGCTGGGCCCTGAAGAAACCATACCAGCAACTGCAAGAGTGGCAGAAACACCAGAGCTTAGAAACCAGGAGATAGAAGAAGAACAAAGAGCAGCTGTAACATCAGGAGAGACTTCTGAAATCAAGATAGAGTCGTCCCAGGGAGAAGATGCAGTGCTCAATCCAGTGAAGACAGAG ACCCCACCTGATGATGATTCATCCCCTCCACAAGTCCCAAATGTGAGTGAAGACTCCTCACAGGCTGATGTTCAGCACAAATTTGAGCTGTCAG agTCAATGAAGGAGGAGGCCCAAGCCCTGTTTAGGAGTCAGATAAAG GATGGGCAGGGtgaggaggatgatgaggaCGGTGCCAGTGAGGCTGCCAGTTTGGAGGAACCCAAAGAAGAGGACCAGGGTGAGGGGTATCTCTCAGAGATGGATAACGAGCCCCCCGTGAGTGAGAGCGACGACGGCTTCAGCGTCCACAACGCGCCCTTGCAGTCGCACGCGCTCGCCGACTCCATTCCCAGCAGCCCGGCCTCCTCGCAGTT CTCAGTGTGCAGTGAGGACCAGGAAGCAATTCAGGCTCAGAAGATCTGGAAGAAAGCCATCATGCTGgtttggagagcagcagctaATCACAG GTATGCCAATGTGTTCTTACAGCCTGTAACTGATGACATAGCACCAGGCTACCACAGCATCGTGCAGAG GCCAATGGATTTGTCTACCATCAAAAAGAACATTGAGAACGGGCTGATCCGAACCACAGCCGAGTTCCAGAGGGATATTATGCTGATGTTTCAGAATGCAGTGATGTACAACAGCTCTGACCATGATGTGTACCACATGGCCGTGGAGATGCAGAGAGATGtcctggagcagatccag CAATTTCTGGCCACACAACTGATGATGCAAACATCGGAGTCAGGGATCAGCGCAAAGAGCCTGCGGGGGCGAGACTCCACTCGCAAGCAGGATGCTTCAGAGAAG GACGGAGGCACCAGAGGGCGGCGCTGCGCCATCGAGGCAGACATGAAGATGAAGAAATGA
- the KIF20A gene encoding kinesin-like protein KIF20A — protein sequence MAEALASPGLFSDDEAAASPVLESTAAGLGADVRKDLLPEFSAISPNLEGSQVVAEDNNGKLKVYLRVRPLKSTEVEKGEDQGCVCIENSETLILKAPKNSFTMRSTERGVGQAVHRFSFTRIFGPEVGQKLFFDETMKQVVKDVLSGQNCLVYTYGITNSGKTHTIQGTTQDGGILPRSLATIFNSVGDRLYQALDLKPALCNEVTWLDSRQVRQEDTKRQMMLQGGLWEEELLTPLKRSHSAESQLQATTSSSFDSGVAGLSSSSQLTNRSELSQTEELGPCWADLDRISLPSTEDVQYSIWVSFFEIYNELIYDLLEPALPGQNRKRQTLRLCEDQTGNPYVKDLNWINVRDADEAWKLLKLGRKNQSFASTHMNQNSSRSHSVFSIRILHLKRGGSDVVPKISELSLCDLAGSERCKDQKSGDRMKEANNINTSLHTLGRCIAALRQNQQARTKQAVVPFRDSKLTRVFQGFFTGRGRSCMIVNINQCASTYDETLHVAKFSAIASQLVQAPPTKLGLPSLQSIIKEHNRRTSQGPEAEPAEDVESEEDTEDEADVSMYEKKDLLRVVEAARELLVQERQKKLQLEVRLREEICNEMLEHMQQKEQWWSQHVDAQREQLEELYEGKMTILKELLTDHYQEKMQERDEEILELKAALQETKQKLESLDTKQKDSEQNVRRSKRVATSSALQQELADTKARLEQCEKELNSTSAELRKYQKLVEPPPSAKPITMDVDRKLEDGQKNVRLLRSELQKIGESLQSAERACCHSTGAGKLREALGTCDDILARQDQTLAELQNNMVLVKLDLRRKAACIAEQYHTVHKLQAPPASALKKRFCANRENLQPNQPPGKKPFLHNILTRSATRPVAARGWQLRSVAL from the exons ATGGCAGAAGCACTtgcctccccagggctgttTTCTGACGATGAGGCTGCAgcttcccctgtgctggagtccacagcagcagggctcgGGGCTGACGTGCGCAAGGACCTGCTGCCGGAGTTCTCTGCCATCTCCCCAAACCTGGAGGGCTCTCAG GTTGTAGCTGAAGACAATAATGGAAAGTTAAAGGTCTACCTCCGAGTTCGACCTCTGAAATCTACAGAagtggaaaagggggaagacCAG GGCTGTGTCTGTATTGAGAACTCAGAAACCCTTATTCTAAAAGCTCCAAAGAATTCCTTCACCATGCGGAGCACGGAGCGAGGAGTGGGGCAGGCAGTGCACAGATTCTCCTTCACCCGG ATTTTTGGACCAGAGGTGGGGCAGAAGTTGTTCTTTGATGAGACAATGAAGCAGGTGGTAAAGGATGTGCTGAGTGGGCAGAACTGTCTGGTTTACACCTATGGCATCACCAATTCAGGGAAGACTCACACGATTCAGG GCACCACCCAAGATGGGGGGATTCTGCCTCGCTCCTTGGCCACCATCTTCAACAGTGTGGGGGACCGGCTGTACCAGGCCTTGGACCTGAAGCCTGCCCTGTGCAACGAGGTGACCTGGCTGGACAGCAGGCAGGTGCGGCAGGAGGACACCAAGAGGCAGATGATGCTGCAGGGGGGTCTCTGGGAG GAGGAGCTGCTAACGCCACTGAAGAGGAGTCACAGCGCTGAATCTCAGCTCCaggccaccaccagcagcagtttTGACAGTGGAGTTGCTGGTCTGTCTTCATCCAGCCAGCTCACCAACCGTTCAGAGCTCAGCCAGACAGAAG AACTGGGCCCTTGCTGGGCTGACTTGGATCGCATTTCACTCCCCAGCACAGAAGATGTGCAGTATTCCATCTGGGTCTCCTTCTTTGAGATCTACAACGAGTTAATCTACGACTTGTTAGaaccagctctgcctgggcagaACCGCAAGCGGCAAACTCTGCGGCTCTGCGAGGACCAGACTGGCAACCCCTATGTGAAAG ATCTGAACTGGATCAATGTCCGGGATGCTGATGAGGCCTGGAAGCTCCTGAAGCTGGGTCGGAAAAACCAGAGTTTTGCTAGCACCCACATGAACCAGAACTCCAGTCGCAG TCACAGCGTGTTCTCTATTCGGATTCTGCACTTGAAAAGAGGTGGCAGTGACGTTGTTCCAAAAATCAGCGA GTTATCCCTGTGTGACCTGGCAGGGTCTGAGCGCTGCAAGGACCAGAAAAGCGGGGACCGAATGAAAGAAGCCAACAACATCAACACGTCCCTGCACACCCTGGGCCGCTGCATCGCCGCCCTCCGCCAGAACCAGCAGGCCAG GACAAAGCAGGCGGTGGTTCCGTTCCGGGACAGCAAACTGACCCGCGTGTTCCAGGGCTTCTTCACCGGGCGCGGGCGCTCCTGCATGATTGTCAACATCAACCAGTGTGCATCCACCTATGATGAGACCCTGCACGTGGCCAAGTTCTCAGCCATTGCCAGCCAG CTTGTTCAGGCACCTCCCACAAAGCTGGGACTTCCATCCTTACAATCCATCATTAAAGAACACAACAGGCGAACCAGCCAGGGTCCAGAGGCAGAGCCAGCGGAAGATGTGGAATCAGAAGAAGACACTGAGGATGAGGCAGATGTCTCCATGTATGAGAAGAAG GACTTGCTGCGTGTGGTGGAAGCTGCAcgggagctgctggtgcaggagcggcagaagaagctgcagctggaggtgcGCCTGCGCGAGGAGATCTGCAACGAGATGCTGGAGCACATGCAACAGAAGGAGCAGTGGTGGAG CCAACACGTGGATGctcagagggagcagctggaggaactGTATGAGGGTAAAATGACCATCCTGAAGGAGTTACTGACTGACCACTACCAGGAGAAGATGCAG GAGCGTGACGAGGAGATTTTGGAGCtcaaagctgctctgcaggagacCAAACAAAAACTGGAGAGCTTGGATACCAAGCAAAAGGACTCAGAGCAAAATGTACGTCGATCCAAGCGAGTGGCCACCTcgtctgctctgcagcaggagctggcagacaccaaagccaggctggagcagtgtgAAAAGGAGTTGAATTCCACGAGCGCAG AGTTGCGCAAGTACCAGAAATTAGTGGAGCCACCTCCCTCTGCTAAACCCATTACCATGGATGTGGACAGGAAGCTGGAGGATGGACAGAAG AATGTCAGATTGCTGCGTTCAGAGTTACAGAAAATTGGGGAGTCTCTGCAGTCTGCAGAGCGGGCgtgctgccacagcacaggggcagggaagcTGCGGGAAGCCCTGGGCACGTGTGATGACATCCTGGCAAGACAG GACCagaccctggcagagctgcagaacaaCATGGTGCTGGTGAAGCTGGACCTGCGCAGGAAGGCGGCCTGCATCGCTGAGCAGTACCACACTGTGCACAAGCTGCAGGCGCCGCCAGCCTCCGCCCTCAAGAAACGCTTCTGTGCCAACAGGGAGAACCTGCAGCCCAACCAGCCCCCTGGCAAAAAACCCTTCCTGCACAACATCCTGACCCGCTCAGCCACTCGCCCCGTGGCTGCCAGAGGGTGGCAACTCCGCTCAGTTGCTCTGTGA